The stretch of DNA CTTTCCGATATGCCTTCTTGATATCGGCTGCAGAGCAGGATGGCTCCACTCCCCTGATAAGAAAAAGAATAGTTAGTAATTAAGTCTATATCAGGACAATTCACCAGAAGTTAAAGAGTGTAATATAAAATGAAATAATATTGTTCATTGTATTATGGCCTGAGTACTAGTTCACAAGATGGTCATTAAGGCATAAAACTTAATTCGCTCTTAAACATTTGTGAGATACTAGATGAAGTTCTTAGCAACATATACAAGCAATAATTATTGGTTTTCTCAATCGGAATGCAGTTACCACTGCATCTCATAAACAAATAAATGCAGGTACTAATGTTCCCCGTTTCATGAACTCTTCAACTATCTTGGAATAGATTTTTCCATAGTAAATAATAACCACGCATTACAAAATAATCAACTACTTTATTAGCTGCGAACTATTATGCCTGTAAAGCTCTTGTGCTCGTAAGAGCTGCAAATTTCAGAAATGATATAGCTATCTCAGGATATCATATTTAATGCAATTCTTGGTGCAGAACACTGCAGGAGGGCCTTAACTCCCTTGCCATCTTGGTGCTTGGACCTTATGTAACCACGAGAATAGATGTGTATTTGATGGAGTATCTCCAAGCTTGGCTAGAGCCCTAATGCTCGCTAGTGAGGAGGTGCAGTTTTGACGTTTGGCCGAGACCAGAGGTATTTCCTACCTCTTTGCCCTTGAGCCAGAATAGGGTGGTGTTTTGGTTGAGGTCATATTTTTTTAATCACAGGCGCGTATGTCTTTTTGAAACATAGTTGGAGTGAGGGTGCGTGTTTTGTAAGCACTCTTCCTATTTTATCTTAATATAATGATACACATCTCTCCTTCGTGTTCAAGAAAAAAATATTTAATGAATTCTACACAGTTCCAAATAATGACATTTTTCTGCCAGTTTCATATCATTTATTGTGAAACCAATATTATTGCAGAACAAACATAAAGAAGAGCATATAGTTCCTTAAAGAGCCACTAAGCAAAGGCGCATTCAGTACTAGTATTGCAAGCAACATTCTTTCATTTTCTGAATCAGTGATAAATTGGTAATCACAGGTGAAAATCAAATGGAGGGACAAGCATTAACTGCTTTGAAGGATTGCAAACATTCAGGTTAACCAGGCACAAGCTGGGGCAAAGAAAATCTTACTAGAGTAATAAAAAGGTAAAACCAATTTGGAAAACTTACAAGATTAAATACAAATTCAGCGGAGTATCCTTTTTTGCTTCATCCTCTATGGATAAGAGCCGCGCGCGTGCTTGCTTGAGATCACTGTGCTTGTTAAAAACTTTTGGTGATACTCCAGACATATTGACTTTCttttcaagaagcaagattagcTTCCTTACATCATTAGCTGCTTGTCCATAATCTCTTATCATCTCGTATAAGGTGGCTCGCCTTGAAATTGCctgaaatatataaatatatatatatatatatatatatataaagttGACACACATGTCTCAACAATGTTTATACATACAAATGTGCCAACATTCCTCCTATACATGCAAAATGACATGCTTATAAATAGAATAAGAGCTCCAGCAATATACCTTTGGATAATTTGCATCAAGAACCATGGCAAGTGAGCAATCTGCTATCGCATCAGTAACTTGACCAAGTGCTTGATATGCAGCTGCACGATTGCAAAAACAGACAGCTGAAAACGGGCGTGATTCACTATTGCATGCCAAAGCCACTGAATATTGTTCCACAGCATCTGAATATCTTCTAGCTTGAAATAATTCATTTCCAGCAGCCTAAGGATTAGAAGGTAACAATAGATCAGTGATGCTAGTTCTGTCAAAAGGGAAATTGATATTTTGGCTCTGCGAAGATTGACACATTAGCATTTAGGACTCTCCACGCTATGTCTCATGGATATGTGAATCATGGGGCCACATGTAAGCAAAAGGAGGGAAATCATCAATGCGCCTCTATGGAGTGGAAAATCCCAATTTTCAAGGTTATCTAATTTCACACTTATTCTGTGTTTTTGTAGTAAGCGTTAAAAAAATAAACAGGTACTTAATTATCATTTTTTTCTGTTTCTAAGCAATATGTGCTGTCTGTCATCTGAACATCCTAActggaaaaaaaaaaagaagagcagCACAAAAAAACTCAGCCTGTTCCCATGTTTAAAGCCAAACTTAACTGTCAAGTTAATTTGGGACATGATAGTCTACTTAAAGAGACAAGTGGAAATTATGCAACATGTCCAGCAAATATATACCATATGCTAGGGTTTTTTAGATCAACCACATGCCAGTTCTCAATCTTCGTTAGATGATAATTCTTGGAATATGCATGGACATCAAAAGGAGAGCAGACAACAGCATAAATTACATAAATGGGAAGAATTAGATATGATAAACACATCACCAACTTCCTGCCAGTGCTACTCAGTAAGAGGATGACCAGAGACATTAAAGCATACCTTAAGGGAGAGTAGTTGTCTTATAGTTGCTGACAACGATGAGAAATGTTGATGATATGTGCTCTCATCACTGTGTAAGTTGCACCATTCAGAAGTTAAACATTATGATTCATAAAACAAGTGTGAACTACCAAAACAAAGGAAATTTAAAGAACATGACAAGTATACCTTTCTTTGGAAGGTGTGATTTGCTCATGCTTCTTTAACAAATCAAGAGCTTCATCAAGCTTTCCTGAAAGGAAATAAGACTTGCAGATAAGGTAGGGCCGCCAATAACTTCCAGAGAATTGTGTCTTTTCAGATACTCTGGAATTCTCTGGTTCTCCATTAGCATTGAATAAAACTGAATTTCTTTCAACTGGATTTACAGACTCCTGACATAGTTGAATCACTTCTTCATATCTTCGTAGCTGTTCGGTGCAACGATGATATTAGTAACAAGAAATACATATATGAGGGCAAAACAAAAGATCACCTGAACATTTGTCAGCATAGACGCTCTTAATAATTCATGGAAGAAGCAGAAAtaaaaggaatacaaaccatcagCAATGCCTCAGCTTTCATCTCCTTCAGGCTATCCGAGTGTGGACTTATGTGCAATGCATTGGAGATCAATTCTAAGGCTTTTGTTGCTTCAGGAGATGCTCTTTTCCCAAGAAGTTCCTTGCACTGGGATACCCACTCTGTCACTCGCTGCAGAAGTGATAAAAGCACATGAATGTGGTATAATGATAAAACCTAGAGACACTATATTTGAGCTTAAATGAACTAGAGACACTAAGGAAGCAATAATGGAACAGAACACATACATGAGGATCAACAAGAATAGAATATATTAAGTATTAGTCAGGCGCAATTAAAGAAGCCACATTGTTTTATGCAGTGGCACAAAATCAACAGAAACGATCTAAATTTGGATATGTCGTCCATGGAAAATTCTGAGTCTATATTGTCCTTTAGGAAAAAGATGTCAGCCAAATTAAATGTTAAACAATGGAACTTAAAATCTGTGTTTAAAGAAGAACCCGTGTCCATTTGATGCCCGAATTAAATTAGTTCACCTGATTGCACCTAACAATAGGTTATATAGATATAACCCAAACTAAGAGAAGTGCATCAAGTCAAGGTACACGATAACTCCATAAGTTGTATAGCAGAAAGAATGAGCAGCTTTGATATGCACATAGATCACAGCAATAAATTTTGTACTTTAAAAAATAATGTATAGAAATTACGGGCAATTCAGTTAGGATGTTTCTAAAAACACTTGAACGGAACACAAAGGGTAATGGAAAAATCCAAGTGCAGCTGCAGTAATGCGGTCACACAAGCAAGTCATTGTTCATGTTTGAATTATTTACAATAAATTCATGTGTCATGAATGCAACCATGCATACATGGATAATTTGATTATGCTGAAGAATTCAATCTCAAACATGCTCCTAAATCATCCTTTGGCATTACAACAGCATTTTATCTAAAAACAAAAACAGAAACCCCCAATGATCCTGTAATTGGAACTATTGAGAATATCAAGGCCACATGATAACATATGCCTTGGTTTGTGGAATGGTATTTATGGATTTTGTGTATTGTGGAATGAATTCCTTTGCTAAAATATATTGCAAAATATTCAATTTCTCCAACACAATGAGCATTGATCTGGAGCCTGTTACAGGGGTAAATAGATGTTCTTCTAGTATGACCGTACAAGGCAACTACAGGTACAAGGAAAGTTATCAGTAAAATAACATCCACACCTGATTACAGAACCATCAGTATACCTACTTTCCCTGAGTTAAACTTACCAGGAAGGTGTGCAAGAAAGAAAGATAACACAAGAACTAATGATGCACAACTCTCATTTGATGCGCGTGTTGTCGTCAACTATTATGGTGTAAAAGGCTAGTCAAATGAGAACCAATCCTTTCCATGTAAAGTGACATGAAGAATCACATCGTACATGtattttacccaaatttttaccaAGTCAATATTTTCATCAAAGTTGTATTCTGATGATAAGATGCAAAGGGTAAATATCATCAATTTTGGCATTTCAAAAGGACTTACTGCAAATATAATAACCAACAGAAGAATAATCAGCCTACATCACAATATTACCAGAAGGATTCAAAATTCAAATAAATACGAAGATACACTAGGCCTCCTTGCATCATTACTAATAAGGTATCTACCAATTGAATAGGCCATTTTTACTTTATAGTAATCGTTCTTTTCATAACCTACTAATTGGCAAATTCAGAGTTTCATGCTACATAGTGCCAAATTACAGTTCCTTGCAAGTTAATCTCTGCAAATGTCCTGATAGCCTCTTGCATCCACATCCATCATCTTCAGATAGAACCAAACCGCTAACCAGTCCTTCAAACCCACCAAGTAAGGCAAAAGATTACTTCCTCCGATCACGAATTTAAGTCCATCTAGGTTTTTCTTAAGTTACTTTTTTAGCTTTGACTATCAATAtctcaaattttatatatattgAAAACACAAGATTGTTAGTAGATTTATTTTGAAAAAAGAATCATAATATATAACTCTTTCCATTTAAGATAATATATACTGATAGATATTACTAGTCCAAGTGTCATGTTGGAGACCACGGCGATGCCCTAATGAAGTTATTTGCAATGGGAAGAAGCACATATGGAGTCCTGTTAGGCATTACTATTTCGAAAATTGTGAATAGTTTTGGGAACAAGCAAACAACTAATAAGTCTTTCTAACCAAAAACGATTAAATGTGTACTATAATTTATAGATTCTAGAATATAGAGAatatcaattcaatttgttaaAAAAATATGGAATGCAAAAAATAGAAATAGTGAACACCAGATGTATTTAGTTCTGCCCTAAGCAAAAAAAGTACAAGATACCTTGACTTTTTCCAAACCATCAGAAGCCTCAGTAAACATTTTGGGGTCAGAACTCGAAGTGTTATTGTTCAAACAGGACATGTAACTCCTTGATGCATCTTCAAGATCACCTAATGCAAGGTAGCAACTGCATTTATAGACAATAAAAAAGTTCAACCCAATAATCATTTAAGGAGGAAAGAAGAATATACAGAAAGTATGTGCAATTGCAGTTGCAGGGTCAATAATCCCTGCCAAATCCTCAAGTACAACACAAGATATTCCCGATAGAAATGTTATTCAGTAGAATACAGATTTGTCCATTTCAATATAGCATGGTTATATTCAAGCCAACATATATCAAAGCACAATGGTGCTGAAATATGTACCTACGATTTCCCAGATAAGCATATGACTGAAAACATTGATAAGCTATAACATAACAGACTGTTCGCAAATGTGCAATGCTTGAAATCATTGAACTGACCATACTTACAAATTGAAATGAACACCAATATGTAACATAAAGAACAAAAGGTTGAATTGAGGAACAAAAGCCTTACTTTGCGGCTCTAACTTTAGCTTTAATAAAGCTAGGGTCAATTGAGGTAGCAGTTAAGCAATCCTGAAGCGCTTCCCGAATCATGCCAAGTGACATTCTTGTAGCAGCACGGTTGCTATAACACAGCATCAATGCGCGGGAACAGTGCCCAGAAGCGCCATGATGGGAAATAGAGTTTATTCCACGGGTGTAATAATCCTCTGCAGTAGCAAAGTGTCCATTTGCATAGGCTTTATTTCCACTGGAACAAATTAAACAAAAAGGCCATGTTACATCAAACTTTGAGTAATCACATGATAAGAAAAAGTTATATCCTCATGAAAATTGAGATATTAAGATGGCACTAAACATGTTCGCACAAACCTAGTACGCCAGGTTTCACAAGTCTCCAAGGCCACAGAAGTAGAAGAATCTCTTGTTTCTTGCTCTTTCACTGAGTCCTCATTTATACTTATTTCACGGGAAACTTGCATGCCTTTCATATCTTGTGAAGATTTTGGCTGTACAAAAGAGTTGGTACTTGACGACTTCGATGCTGGAGTGCTTTTTGTTCTTAACTTCCTTCTTGTGCTACGTCTTTGTGCTGATGCAGAAATATGAGATGACGATGCACCGAAGCTAAAGTTCAGCCCACTAAAATTTGAAGAGCTTGGTTGAAAAGCAACAGCTTCACCAAAATCATGCAGAGTTCTGTAGGTATTCTCATCATAGGCTTGCCCATTAACATTATGCCCATAACCATCAGGACAAGCTTCTGTTGCACCTGTTTTATGCTCACCATTCAAGCAAATATTGACATTAGTGAAAGAATGCCGTGATGCATTACTTAAATCTCCTTCAAAACTAGAAAAGCTGCTCCCAAAATTGCTATCAGATGTATCTACTCTACCTTCATTTCCAAATGTCTGATGGTCGGAGTCAATAACCAAGTGCTCAGTTGCAGAAACTACATCATCATCTGCACAACTGGAGTTCCAGTTAGGGATACCACTATCACCTATGTGAACAGACTGATCTGAAGCCACATATGCCTCGGTTGAAACATGTTCAGTTTCTGCCGGATAAggggaacaatccattggtgaATAGTCACCTGCTAAATCTCCATTGGTACAGGTTTCCTTAGAAGCAACATGATGGACTTGGGCATGTTGCTTTAGCCTAGTTGGTcttctatttttccttttgcTTTTGTGTACTTCTTTTTTGTCCCTGTATGCAGACTTTATACTGTCTAAACCAAATAAGGTCTCTCTGGAACACCCAGGCAAATCCTGTTTGACAGCACAAGGATCATTGGGAGCAGTTTCTCTTTCTGCACTCATGGATCCAAAACTGAAAGCAGGCACTGCGGTCTCAAAAGTAGAGAAACTAGATGGACAATTCAAATTTGTAAATGGATGCGACTCCTGTTTGGGTTGAGGAACAGCGCCATATCCTGAAGTAGCCTCTGCATTACTTTGAAACGAAAATTCAGGAGTCACGGAACCATTCAATTTAGTACATCCTAGTGGAGGCCCTTCAATGTTGATGTTCAATTTCTTGATTTCATCATGTAGTGCATATTCTGCAGCTCCTTCAGAAGGAGCAGCATTGCTGCCTCTACCGAAAACAAAGCTACTTGTCCCGCATCCTTGATTACTTGCTTCAGAATATGTAGAATTATTAACATTCTCATCAATAAAGTTTCCCCCCATGTCCTTTGGTTGAGAGGATAAAATAGTTTGAAAGCTAGTGAACAACATGCTTGCAGTCTGGGCAGAAGAAAAGCTAGAAACATTACTTCCAAATACAAATACTTCTGGTGGTTGAGTAGCAGTTTCATCTTGCCTGCTCTGAGATGGAATTCCAGATCCTATATTTAACTCTGTCATCTTCTCTGGAAGCACACCATCCACTGTACCACGAGCTGAACTGATGTTAGTATATGCATCATTGACAAAGTTACTTCCATCATCCATGGCTACGCTTGCAGAGTGCGAAATGGAGCTCCGGGCTCCATTTCTTCCAAACAATGCCTCCGGTGGACAATTAGCATTATCACTTTCCATGCTATGTGACATGACTCCACCTCCTGCACTCAAATCTGATTTCTTCTCTGGAGGCAAACTGTCAGTACCTTTAGCTGAAGCATTGCTATTTGCTGTAGAGAGAAAATCACTGCTTGGACTAGAAGCATTGCTATTTGCAGAGAAGAATTCACTGCTCCTATCTGAAGTGCTGCTTGTTTCCTTCCCAAAAACAGTACCTGGGGCTCCTCCATTCCCAAATGTAAACACTTCAGGTTGATGACTACCACCAGCACTTCTCATCTCATGCAACGGCATGTTACTTCCTATGTTCAACCTTGTTATCTTCTCCTGAAGCACACCAGCATCATCCAAACCATTAATAGCAGTGGATGAACTAGTATTGGCACCAGATGCAACATTGTTTGTACTATCCAAACGGACACTTGCTGCAGTACTTCCAAAAGCGAAAGGTGATCCATTAGTATTTTCAATCCCCTTTCCCCTGGAAGGTGCCTGATCACCTATATTGAACTGTGTCAACTTCTCAGGCATAGCTTTCGCATCAGTACCTAGAACTGAGGCAGAAGCATCTGAATGTGCACCAGGGGCAGCAGCATTCCTACTAACAGCAAAAGTCCCAGCTCCATTACCTCCAAACACAAATGATTTTGGCACACCATTACCAATGTCACCCTTCCCACTCTGCAAGGGTGCTCCACAGCCTAAATTCAACTGCGTCAGCTTCTCCGGGAGCACATTAACTTGGATGTTAGAGACCAAACCAGAAATATCAACACCAAATACAGAACATCCATCCTTTTGATCCTTCCCCTGACCAAAACCAACGCCAACCTCTCCCGGTGTGCGCAGGTTCAACTTCTCCATCTTATCAGGCAGCTTTGACGGAGCAGATAATCCCTCCTCAAATCGAGGCAGGCTCTCCCTCACGCTCCCAAACACGAATGGTGGCTCACTGGGTGAAGCCGCTGCTGCTGGGGGCTCCGGAGCCtgctggctcaccgccggcgcagcacTGAACACAAAGCCCCCGCTC from Panicum hallii strain FIL2 chromosome 3, PHallii_v3.1, whole genome shotgun sequence encodes:
- the LOC112884397 gene encoding uncharacterized protein LOC112884397 isoform X1 gives rise to the protein MPPAVAPDPPRQNPSGPDLPAAAAAPMANPGLGLGLAPPGAEPSAGGPPPSRRAPRLAKRRHAPASSRSRAPQAPAGTWNPFGGGGGGTDGPRQDGTGGFGSGNGGFGKGQSGGFVFSAAPAVSQQAPEPPAAAASPSEPPFVFGSVRESLPRFEEGLSAPSKLPDKMEKLNLRTPGEVGVGFGQGKDQKDGCSVFGVDISGLVSNIQVNVLPEKLTQLNLGCGAPLQSGKGDIGNGVPKSFVFGGNGAGTFAVSRNAAAPGAHSDASASVLGTDAKAMPEKLTQFNIGDQAPSRGKGIENTNGSPFAFGSTAASVRLDSTNNVASGANTSSSTAINGLDDAGVLQEKITRLNIGSNMPLHEMRSAGGSHQPEVFTFGNGGAPGTVFGKETSSTSDRSSEFFSANSNASSPSSDFLSTANSNASAKGTDSLPPEKKSDLSAGGGVMSHSMESDNANCPPEALFGRNGARSSISHSASVAMDDGSNFVNDAYTNISSARGTVDGVLPEKMTELNIGSGIPSQSRQDETATQPPEVFVFGSNVSSFSSAQTASMLFTSFQTILSSQPKDMGGNFIDENVNNSTYSEASNQGCGTSSFVFGRGSNAAPSEGAAEYALHDEIKKLNINIEGPPLGCTKLNGSVTPEFSFQSNAEATSGYGAVPQPKQESHPFTNLNCPSSFSTFETAVPAFSFGSMSAERETAPNDPCAVKQDLPGCSRETLFGLDSIKSAYRDKKEVHKSKRKNRRPTRLKQHAQVHHVASKETCTNGDLAGDYSPMDCSPYPAETEHVSTEAYVASDQSVHIGDSGIPNWNSSCADDDVVSATEHLVIDSDHQTFGNEGRVDTSDSNFGSSFSSFEGDLSNASRHSFTNVNICLNGEHKTGATEACPDGYGHNVNGQAYDENTYRTLHDFGEAVAFQPSSSNFSGLNFSFGASSSHISASAQRRSTRRKLRTKSTPASKSSSTNSFVQPKSSQDMKGMQVSREISINEDSVKEQETRDSSTSVALETCETWRTSGNKAYANGHFATAEDYYTRGINSISHHGASGHCSRALMLCYSNRAATRMSLGMIREALQDCLTATSIDPSFIKAKVRAANCYLALGDLEDASRSYMSCLNNNTSSSDPKMFTEASDGLEKVKRVTEWVSQCKELLGKRASPEATKALELISNALHISPHSDSLKEMKAEALLMLRRYEEVIQLCQESVNPVERNSVLFNANGEPENSRVSEKTQFSGSYWRPYLICKSYFLSGKLDEALDLLKKHEQITPSKESLHSDESTYHQHFSSLSATIRQLLSLKAAGNELFQARRYSDAVEQYSVALACNSESRPFSAVCFCNRAAAYQALGQVTDAIADCSLAMVLDANYPKAISRRATLYEMIRDYGQAANDVRKLILLLEKKVNMSGVSPKVFNKHSDLKQARARLLSIEDEAKKDTPLNLYLILGVEPSCSAADIKKAYRKAALKHHPDKAAQLLVRNENTDDGFWRDVVKEVYADADHLFKTIGEAYNVLSDPDKRQEYDFEEDVRKSRKISKSRSMHRSPEQNYGNRGFNPRQWQSSRASRSRWYGYSDDYW
- the LOC112884397 gene encoding uncharacterized protein LOC112884397 isoform X3; its protein translation is MPPAVAPDPPRQNPSGPDLPAAAAAPMANPGLGLGLAPPGAEPSAGGPPPSRRAPRLAKRRHAPASSRSRAPQAPAGTWNPFGGGGGGTDGPRQDGTGGFGSGNGGFGKGQSGGFVFSAAPAVSQQAPEPPAAAASPSEPPFVFGSVRESLPRFEEGLSAPSKLPDKMEKLNLRTPGEVGVGFGQGKDQKDGCSVFGVDISGLVSNIQVNVLPEKLTQLNLGCGAPLQSGKGDIGNGVPKSFVFGGNGAGTFAVSRNAAAPGAHSDASASVLGTDAKAMPEKLTQFNIGDQAPSRGKGIENTNGSPFAFGSTAASVRLDSTNNVASGANTSSSTAINGLDDAGVLQEKITRLNIGSNMPLHEMRSAGGSHQPEVFTFGNGGAPGTVFGKETSSTSDRSSEFFSANSNASSPSSDFLSTANSNASAKGTDSLPPEKKSDLSAGGGVMSHSMESDNANCPPEALFGRNGARSSISHSASVAMDDGSNFVNDAYTNISSARGTVDGVLPEKMTELNIGSGIPSQSRQDETATQPPEVFVFGSNVSSFSSAQTASMLFTSFQTILSSQPKDMGGNFIDENVNNSTYSEASNQGCGTSSFVFGRGSNAAPSEGAAEYALHDEIKKLNINIEGPPLGCTKLNGSVTPEFSFQSNAEATSGYGAVPQPKQESHPFTNLNCPSSFSTFETAVPAFSFGSMSAERETAPNDPCAVKQDLPGCSRETLFGLDSIKSAYRDKKEVHKSKRKNRRPTRLKQHAQVHHVASKETCTNGDLAGDYSPMDCSPYPAETEHVSTEAYVASDQSVHIGDSGIPNWNSSCADDDVVSATEHLVIDSDHQTFGNEGATEACPDGYGHNVNGQAYDENTYRTLHDFGEAVAFQPSSSNFSGLNFSFGASSSHISASAQRRSTRRKLRTKSTPASKSSSTNSFVQPKSSQDMKGMQVSREISINEDSVKEQETRDSSTSVALETCETWRTSGNKAYANGHFATAEDYYTRGINSISHHGASGHCSRALMLCYSNRAATRMSLGMIREALQDCLTATSIDPSFIKAKVRAANCYLALGDLEDASRSYMSCLNNNTSSSDPKMFTEASDGLEKVKRVTEWVSQCKELLGKRASPEATKALELISNALHISPHSDSLKEMKAEALLMLRRYEEVIQLCQESVNPVERNSVLFNANGEPENSRVSEKTQFSGSYWRPYLICKSYFLSGKLDEALDLLKKHEQITPSKESLHSDESTYHQHFSSLSATIRQLLSLKAAGNELFQARRYSDAVEQYSVALACNSESRPFSAVCFCNRAAAYQALGQVTDAIADCSLAMVLDANYPKAISRRATLYEMIRDYGQAANDVRKLILLLEKKVNMSGVSPKVFNKHSDLKQARARLLSIEDEAKKDTPLNLYLILGVEPSCSAADIKKAYRKAALKHHPDKAAQLLVRNENTDDGFWRDVVKEVYADADHLFKTIGEAYNVLSDPDKRQEYDFEEDVRKSRKISKSRSMHRSPEQNYGNRGFNPRQWQSSRASRSRWYGYSDDYW
- the LOC112884397 gene encoding uncharacterized protein LOC112884397 isoform X2; amino-acid sequence: MPPAVAPDPPRQNPSGPDLPAAAAAPMANPGLGLGLAPPGAEPSAGGPPPSRRAPRLAKRRHAPASSRSRAPQAPAGTWNPFGGGGGGTDGPRQDGTGGFGSGNGGFGKGQSGGFVFSAAPAVSQQAPEPPAAAASPSEPPFVFGSVRESLPRFEEGLSAPSKLPDKMEKLNLRTPGEVGVGFGQGKDQKDGCSVFGVDISGLVSNIQVNVLPEKLTQLNLGCGAPLQSGKGDIGNGVPKSFVFGGNGAGTFAVSRNAAAPGAHSDASASVLGTDAKAMPEKLTQFNIGDQAPSRGKGIENTNGSPFAFGSTAASVRLDSTNNVASGANTSSSTAINGLDDAGVLQEKITRLNIGSNMPLHEMRSAGGSHQPEVFTFGNGGAPGTVFGKETSSTSDRSSEFFSANSNASSPSSDFLSTANSNASAKGTDSLPPEKKSDLSAGGGVMSHSMESDNANCPPEALFGRNGARSSISHSASVAMDDGSNFVNDAYTNISSARGTVDGVLPEKMTELNIGSGIPSQSRQDETATQPPEVFVFGSNVSSFSSAQTASMLFTSFQTILSSQPKDMGGNFIDENVNNSTYSEASNQGCGTSSFVFGRGSNAAPSEGAAEYALHDEIKKLNINIEGPPLGCTKLNGSVTPEFSFQSNAEATSGYGAVPQPKQESHPFTNLNCPSSFSTFETAVPAFSFGSMSAERETAPNDPCAVKQDLPGCSRETLFGLDSIKSAYRDKKEVHKSKRKNRRPTRLKQHAQVHHVASKETCTNGDLAGDYSPMDCSPYPAETEHVSTEAYVASDQSVHIGDSGIPNWNSSCADDDVVSATEHLVIDSDHQTFGNEGRVDTSDSNFGSSFSSFEGDLSNASRHSFTNVNICLNGEHKTGATEACPDGYGHNVNGQAYDENTYRTLHDFGEAVAFQPSSSNFSGLNFSFGASSSHISASAQRRSTRRKLRTKSTPASKSSSTNSFVQPKSSQDMKGMQVSREISINEDSVKEQETRDSSTSVALETCETWRTSGNKAYANGHFATAEDYYTRGINSISHHGASGHCSRALMLCYSNRAATRMSLGMIREALQDCLTATSIDPSFIKAKVRAANCYLALGDLEDASRSYMSCLNNNTSSSDPKMFTEASDGLEKVKRVTEWVSQCKELLGKRASPEATKALELISNALHISPHSDSLKEMKAEALLMLRRYEEVIQLCQESVNPVERNSVLFNANGEPENSRVSEKTQFSGSYWRPYLICKSYFLSGKLDEALDLLKKHEQITPSKESDESTYHQHFSSLSATIRQLLSLKAAGNELFQARRYSDAVEQYSVALACNSESRPFSAVCFCNRAAAYQALGQVTDAIADCSLAMVLDANYPKAISRRATLYEMIRDYGQAANDVRKLILLLEKKVNMSGVSPKVFNKHSDLKQARARLLSIEDEAKKDTPLNLYLILGVEPSCSAADIKKAYRKAALKHHPDKAAQLLVRNENTDDGFWRDVVKEVYADADHLFKTIGEAYNVLSDPDKRQEYDFEEDVRKSRKISKSRSMHRSPEQNYGNRGFNPRQWQSSRASRSRWYGYSDDYW